Below is a window of Terriglobales bacterium DNA.
ATGCGCGGATGCACCATCATCTTGCGGTTGTGCGCCTTCTGAATGAAGTAGTTCAGCATCTTCTCAGTGACCTTGAAGTCGGCGATTACGCCATCTTTCATCGGCTTGATGGCTACGATGTTGCCGGGCGTGCGGCCCAGCATCTCTTTGGCTTCCTTGCCGACGGCCTCGACTTCGCCAGTGTTCTTGTTAATGGCGACGATCGAGGGCTCGTTGACGACGATGCCTTTGCCTTTGGCATATACCAAGGTATTGGCCGTGCCCAGATCGATGGCAAGGTCGCTGGAGAACATGCTGAACAGTGAGCGCAGACTGTGACTGCGCGAATTTTGTGAGCCAAAACCGTTCGACGACATGAATGAACTTCTTTCTATCTTTCGGTTATTGCCGCTGTATCTTTTTGCCTGGATCCATTACCGGACGCCGGAGCCAGGATCAGATTTTCGCCGTCTGAATCGGTTGAGCGGACTACCTGAAAATCAATTTACTTTCGGGCTCTTACACGGAGAGCCATGGGCCCTACTGCACTACGATCTTCTTTGTCTGGGTGCTTACTCCACCCTTCGCATTCTGCGCTGTTACTGTAATAACGCTTTCCCCTTGCGGGAGCGGAGGCGTGTAATACCGGAAGGTGCCATCTCCGCCGACCACCGGAACTTCTTCGCCGTTTACCATCACGCGGGCGGCCGGATCCGTTTTGCCGCGAACTTCAATCACATGTCCGTGCTGCACCAGCGGATCAAGTTCCAGTGCGAGCCCTGCATTTGCCGCTTTCGCGATAATTGTGAACTTGTTGTGTTCGCTTTCTACAGATTCCCTGCCTTGCGGATCCACCGATTGCACTGTCCAGTAGTATGCGCCCTCTGCCAGTCCGGCCGCTCTAAATTGCGGCATGACCAAGGTTTTGTCTTCGACTAGCTGCGTGAAATAGGGATTCTTCGAGAGCCTCAAGTGGTACTGCCGCGTGTTCTGCATCGGGGTCCAGGTGAAATCAACTTGCCCTTCGTCCTTTGCCGCGAATACCGGCAACATATTTGCTGGAGTGATCAAGGTGGGGGGCCCAACCTCTTTGGCCCTGGTCATCTTGACGTCTTCGGCCTTGAACGAAACTCTTTCATAGCTGCCCAGGCGAACTAGTTCGCCATTACGCAAAACGCTGCCCGAACCCTGCTTCAGCAGGATCGAGTGATCATTGTTACGATTGTCGTTGTGCACTTGCGCCGAGCTCTCAGGCGCGAGGCTCGCGGTAGCGCCGGCTACGGTCACCCGCGAGCTGGAGCCCTGGGAGTACGTTGCGGTCGCTAAATCCACAGTGCCGGTTGTTACCTGCACAGCAACCTGTGTTTGCTGAGCCTCGTTAGTTGAGTTTTCCTCGATGACAATCAACGAATCCTGCTTGATCGTGTAGTTGCTGCCATCGGCAAACACAATTTTGGCGATTCCTTCGGGTCCGGTCTGAACTACGTCACCCCTGTTCAGCGGAAGATCGTAGCTTGCGTTTGCCCATCCGCTGCTGTTGTTTCTCTTTACGCGGACCGTGCCGTCAATGTTGGTGAAGTGCGCCTGCTGCTGCCCGGTCTCTTTCGCGAGTGCTCGCGTCGGAGAATCCAGATGCAGCATTTCCACCAGTTCGCTGACCAAGGCTTTCGTTTGCTGCGGAAAAAGGAAGTAGCTAACTGCGCTCACTAACGCGACGATCAGGAGAATGGCAAGCAGTACGCTCCGGTACGTGACCGTGATGTACTGGATATAGCTCCTCTCGTCTTTGGGCTTTGGGGACACTCTTATCGCTTGACTTTTCCGATGGATTCAGAGGGAGAGTACCACAAGAAAAAACCCTATCAAATGGGCGAAACCCTTAATAGTCACCAAAGTTTCAATACAAAACCTTATGTCGGAAGGGTGATGTACGAAGGTAACGGAAGTAGCATTCAGCACTCAGCATTCAGCCAGCAGACCTTTTCGTCGTTGCGCAGGAGCAGGGAGCATCGGGGCCTGCTTTGTGCCTGACGGTAAGGTTTTGAAATCCCAAACAGCGAGCTACTCCATAGCCGCTAATCGGCTGAATGCTGAGTGCCGAGTGCTGCTTCTGATACGATTAAGAGTTTTGCATTCCTTCCCAGGACTTCCAGCTAGATGCCCGCAAAAGTTTATAAGAACCTGATCGGAGGCGAGTGGGTCGAATCGCGCTCCGGACAAACATTCGAGAATCAGAATCCCGCGAACGTCAAGGACGTAGTTGGAATCTTCCCAAGATCCAATAAGGACGATGTAGACGAGGCGGTTCAGGCTGCCACAAGAGCCTTCGAGCGCTGGCGGCTTACTCCTGCTCCTCGCCGCGGAGAGATGATCTATCGCTGTGCGCAGATTCTTCAGGAGCGAAAAGAGGACTACGCGCGCGACATGACTCGCGAGATGGGAAAGGTTCTCAAAGAAACTCGCGGCGATGTCCAAGAGGCCATCGATACCGCCTTCTACATGGCAGGCGAAGGGCGGCGTCTCGACGGACATACAGTTCCTTCCGAACTCCCCAACAAGTTTGCGATGGCAATGCGTGTGCCTCTCGGCGTAGTGGGAATGATTACGCCCTGGAATTTTCCGATGGCGATTCCGTCATGGAAGATTTTCCCTGCGATCATTTCGGGAAACACCTGTGTCATAAAGCCGGCGGAAGACACGCCACTCTCGACGGTTAATCTGGTGCGCGCTCTCATGGACGCGGGGCTTCCACCGGGAGTCGTCAACATTGTCCATGGTTACGGTCCTGAAGCTGGCGCTCCACTGCTCGAGCACGAGGACGTCCGCGCGATCTCGTTCACGGGATCGAGCGAAGTCGGCCGCATCATCGGCCAGGCGGCCGCACGCAATTTCAAACCGTGCTCACTGGAAATGGGCGGAAAGAACGCCATCATCGTGCTTAACGATGCCAATGTGGATTTGGCTATTGATGGCGCCCTCTGGGGAGGCTTCGGCACAACCGGTCAGCGCTGCACAGCCGCCAGCCGCGTGATCGTGCAAAAGGGCGTCTACAACCAGTTCGCCGACAAGTTCGTGAGCCGTGCGAAAGCGATGAAGGTTGGAGCAGGCATCGACGAACAGAGCGACATGGGCCCCCAAATCAACCAGCAGCAGATTGAGACGACGCAAAAGTATGTCGAGATTGGCAAGAATGAAGGCGCAAAACTGCTGACCGGCGGGAACCGCATTACTTCCGGCGGCCTTGGCGACGGATTTTTTTGGGAACCCACGATTTTCGGCGATGCGCACGGAAAGATGCGAGTCGCCCAGGAAGAGATCTTTGGTCCCGTGGTTTCGCTGATTCCAACCGACAGTCTCGAGCAGGCAGTCGAGATTTCAAACGGCGTGGCGTATGGTCTTTCCTCGGCTGTGTACACGCGCGACGTGAACAAAGCATTCACGGCCATGCGCGATCTGCAAACGGGAATCACCTACATCAACGCGCCAACCATTGGCGCAGAAGTGCACCTGCCGTTCGGGGGCACGAAGGCAACCGGTAACGGACACCGCGAAGGCGGCATCGGCGCAATCGATTTCTATACGCAATGGAAAGCGATCTACGTGGATTACTCCGACCGTCTGCAACGCGCACAGATTGATACAGGGGAATGAATGATTCACCACGGATACACGGAGTCACGGAGAACAGCAGCGGCTTTCCTCCGTGACTCCGTGTCTCCGTGGTGAAAAATGATTTTTCGAGGCATACGATGATTATTGGTGTTCCGAAGGAAGTAAAAGATCACGAAGCAAGAGTGGGCATCGTGCCCTCCGGCGTGAAGGCGCTGGTCGAAGCCGGCCACAAGGTTCTGGTTGAGACCAAAGCTGGCGAACTTTCATCCATGCCGGACCGGGATTACAAGCAGGCAGGCGCTGAGATCGCCAGCTCGGCGGCAGAGGTATGGAACCGAGCCGAAATGGTGGTCAAGGTCAAAGAGCCAATTGAACAGGAAGTGCAGTTCTTCCGCGAGGGACTCGTGCTCTTCACCTATCTGCATCTGGCTCCGATTCCTGACCTGACGGATCATCTTCTCAAGAAAAAGGTAGTTGGCATCGCCTACGAAACGGTCACGGACCGTAGTGGCACGTTGCCGCTGCTCACACCAATGTCTGAGGTTGCAGGACGCATGTCCGTCCAGGTTGGCGCCAGCTATCTCGAGCACGAGAAGGGCGGCCGCGGCATTCTGCTAGGCGGCGTTCCCGGAGTGGCCCCGGCGAAGGTCATGATCATCGGTGGTGGCATCGTCGGCATCAACGCAGCCAAAATCGCTCTTGGCATGGGCGCCGATACGACGATCATCGACATCAATCTGAATCGCCTGCGAGAGCTGGATGACATCTTCAATGGGCAGGTTCGCACTCTAGCGTCGAACTCCTATACCATTGCGAAGTCTTGCGCCGAAGCCGATCTCGTGATCGGAGGCGTCCTGATTCCTGGCGCCGCGGCTCCGAAGTTGGTAACTCGCGAGATGGTGAGCCACATGAAACGCGGCGCAGTAATCGTTGACGTCGCCATCGACCAGGGTGGCTGCATCGAAACCGCTAAGCCAACCACCCACAGCAATCCGGCATACACAGTGGATGGAGTGGTTCACTACTGCGTGACGAACATGCCGGGCGCAGTGCCGCACACTTCTACGCTCGCGCTAACCAACGCAACCTTCCCCTATGTGCTGAAGCTGGCCAACCAGGGCGCAAATGCGGCGATCAAAGCTGATCCAGGAATTCGGGAAGGCGTGAATACCTTCCACGGACATCTCACATACTCAGCCGTGGCGGAGTCCCAACGAAAGCCGTTCAAGCCAGTAAAAGACCTCGTGGCCTAAATGGTAGAGACGCATCATGCTGCATCTCTGCGAAGCGGCTTGGGGCATTATCAGTATCTGTAAAGCAAGAACAAGAACACGGATTGAACGGATCTAACGGATCGGACGGATAAAAACGAACTTGTGATTTCCATGATCCGCTATTAAGAAAATCACGCGGTATCTGACGACTCCATAACCTGATCACGAAATCGCCCGAGTTGGGTGTATCCGTCCGATCAGTCGATCCGTCCAATCCGTGTTTTAGCTTTTGCTTCAGACGGAAGTTCGTAGCCCCTTCCCAGCCGCCCTATAATTTCAGCAGCACCCGTGCCAGCCACCAACCCCAAACCAGTCGAGCGCAAGGCCCTCATCATAGGCCTTGGCATAGCTATCTTCGTCCTCTTTCTAGTGCTCGCCTCGCAGCAGGCGTTCAATCTGACCTTCCTGAACCCCGGCGGAGCGCAGCAGACCGTTCTCCTCACGGCACTCTCCGCCCTTGTCTTTCTGCTGTTCGTCGCGCTCACGTTCGTGTTGCTGCGCAATCTACTCAAGCTACTGGCAGAGCGCCGCGTTGGCGTCCTCGGCTCCAAGTTCCGGACGAAGATGGTTTTCGGAGCGCTGCTGATGTCGTTTACGCCGGCGCTCTTTATGTTCTTGTTCACTTATCTTCTGACCAACCGGTCAATCGATCGTTGGTTCTCGCGTCCGGTACAGAACCTGCGTGAAGGCTCGGAGCAAGTCGCAGCGCTGCTCGTTGACTATGCAAACGCGAATGCCCAAGCCGAAGCAAAGGCTTTGGCAGCCAATTCCCGCATTCAGCGAGCTTTCGAGGTCGGTGATTTTGCCGCAGTTAATTCCGTACTCCACGAGGAAGAACCAGCCCTGCAAGACGGCTTTGCCCTTGCGTTGCACGGACATGTACCGGTGGCTTCAATTAATCTCCCTACGGAGTGGGAAAAAATTGGGCCGCCCCTTGCCGAAGCGGTTGCAGCGAGTCGCCGGTTTGCCTGGGGGAATTCGATTTACGCGGTTGCACAAAGCGGTGCGGGAAGAAACGGCGCAATCATCGTGGCGATTCCCCTGCCGGCGAGCTTCGATGCCACGATGCAGCAAATTGCTGAAAGCCAGCGCAACTATCAGGAACTCGCCACTGCGGGAAAAGCGGTACGCCGTGCATACATCCTCCTGCTTCTCCTGATTACCGCGCTCGTGCTGTTTGCCGCTACGTGGCTTTCATTGTTTATTTCCAAACTGGTAACTCGACCTGTTGCTGCTCTTGCCGAAGCGACTCAGGAGCTCTCACAAGGACACTTCTCTTATCGCGTAGCGGTAGCTGCCGCGGACGAACTCGGAGAGTTGGTAGCCTCCTTTAATCGCATGGCCGCCGACTTGGAAGAGAGTCGCACAAAGATCGAGCAATCCTCGCGCGAACTCGAGAAGGCAAATGCGAACATTGAACACCGACGCCGTCAGACCGAAATCATCCTCGAGAACATTCCCACCGGCGTGCTTTCTTTGGACGGCTCGGGAAGGGTTCGCCACGCGAATCCCGCATTTGTTCGCCTACTGAAGTTCCGCGATCAATCTTCCGCGAATGCTTCCTCGGAAAATTTCGAAGGCGCTTCCTTACGGGACATCTTTGGCCCCGAGATCGCAACGCAGATGGTTCACCTGATGCGCAAGGCTGACCGGATGGGGACGACCACGAGCCAGTTTGAGCTGCAGTCGGGCGGCGGCAGACTCAACGTTGCGATAACCGTCGCATCCATGCGCTTCGACCGCCAACGGCTCGGTTATGTAATGGTGTTCGAAGACTTCACAGAATTGTTGCGCGCGCAAAAACAGGCCGCCTGGCGCGAAGTAGCGAGGCGCGTGGCGCACGAGATCAAGAATCCACTTACGCCCATCGCGCTCTCGGCAGATCGCATTCGCCGGCATCTAGAGCGTGGGACTCCTCCGGACAAGAATTCTATGGCGGTAATGTCAGGCTGCGCCGACACAATCACGAATGCGGTAGAAACCGTTCGTCAACTGGTCGATGAATTCTCCACGCTCGCCCGATTTCCGACGGCGCAACCTCGTCCCAGCGAAATCAACGCAATCATCGAAAGCGCCTTGCAACTATTCAGTGGGCGCCTCGATGGAGTGACAATTCGGACTCATCTCGCTCCAGAGTTGCCGGTCGTCCTGGCCGATCCCGAGGCCATGAAGCGGGCCATTGCCAATCTCATTGACAACGCGGCTGAAGCTCTTCACGATTCGCTCGTTCGCGAGATCTATATTTCCACATCCCTTGTAGAAAGCCGTGACTCAGTAGAGGTCGTAATCGCGGACACCGGCCACGGAATCACCGACGATGTGAAAGAACGGCTGTTCCTGCCCTATGTCTCAAGCAAGAAAAGAGGCACAGGCCTGGGACTGTCGATTGTGAGCCGCATCATGCAAGAGCACAACGGCTCGATCCGCATCGAAGAGAATCACCCAGTAGGCGCTCGTTTCATTTTGGAACTGCCTATGGCAGTGGAGGCTGCGACCCCCGTGAGTTCATGAGCCTTATGGAAGTCAAAGACTCGAACACGGATTGAACGGATTTGACGGATCGGACGGATACATTTTCCCGGGGAGTGCGGAATGAAGCATGAAGACCTAACCGAGAAGTTGATCGGAATTCACTACACTCTGGAAAACGAGTTCGGTCACTGATTTCTTGAGAGCAGTTATCGCCGAGGGTATAGAGAATTAGTACAAGACCCAGGGTGCATCCGCTGCAGCAGGTTAGCCAGCAATTGGTTCATCCGTCCGATCCGTTAAATCCGTTTAATCCGTGTTCTGCTTTTCCACCTGTAAAATCCTTCCTTACCCATGAACTCTATTCTTGTAGTCGATGACGAAGCCGACATTCGCAAATCGTTGCGCGGCGCATTGGAAGACGAAGGCTTCAAGGTCGACACGGCTGAGAGCGGCGAAGCATGTCTGGAGACGCTGAAGGCGCGTTCTTACGATGTCGTTCTTCTGGATATCTGGCTGCCGGGAATCGACGGCCTGGACACGCTCGAAAGAATCAAAGAACACGAGGATCCGCCAGAAGTCATCATCATCTCGGGGCACGGCACGATTGAAACCGCCGTTCGAGCCACCAAGCTCGGAGCCTTCGATTTTTTGGAGAAGCCGCTCTCGCTGGAGCGGATGCTGATCCTGATTAAGAACGCAATGGAGGCGCGGAAGCTGCGCGGTGAAAACCGCGAATTCCGCAAGCAGCTCGAAGCCAAGAGTGTCATCGTCGGCGAGAGCGTTCCTACGAAGGCTTTGCGCCAACAGATTGGATTGATGGCGCCAACCAATGGGCGCGTCTTGATCTACGGCGAGTCCGGAACGGGAAAAGAACTGGTCGCGCGCGCCATTCACAACCAGAGTCTGCGTCGCGATAACGTATTTACCGAAGTAAACTGTGCAGCGATTCCTGAAGACTTCATCGAGCCGGAACTGTTCGGATACCGAAATTCGGCGGTCTCAGGCGAGGCTGCCGAGAAGATCGGGACGTTTGAACGCGCCGACGGCGGAACGCTGTTCCTCGACGAAGTTGGCGACATGAGCCTGAAGACTCAGTCAAAAGTTCTGCGCACTCTCGATGAACAGCGCTTCACCCCGGTAGGCGCCGCCGATCCCATCACCGTGGACGTGCGCGTAATCGCTTCAACCAACAAGAACCTCGAAGAGGAGATCGCCAGCGGTAACTTTCGCGAAGACCTCTTCTATCGTTTGAACGTTATTCCGTTCTATGTACCTCCGTTGCGAGAGCGCATCGAAGATGTTCCCCTTTTGGCAAAACACTTCATCAGGGAATTCTCCTCACGTTATAGCCGGCGTACGAGAGAGATTACCGACGACGCAACCGAAGCGCTCATGAAGTACTCCTGGCCGGGTAACGTCCGCGAGTTGCGGAACGTAATCGAACGCATCGTAATTATGAATCCCGGAGCAACAAAGCTGGAGCGCAAGCACCTCCCGCCGCTCGTTTATCGCGACGGATCGCGCCGTAGCTCGACTCCAGAATTCTCGTCGTTACAGCAGGCGCGCGCGGCCTACGAGCGCGATTACATTCTGAAGAAGCTGGACGAAAGCAAAGGCAACATCAGTCGTGCCGCCGAGATTCTCGGTCTCGAGCGCAGCCACTTGTATCGAAAGATGAAGGCGCTGGGGATTTCAGTGAAGGAATAAAGTAGATACGCAGCATGCTGCGTATCTATTGATGCCGCTGCGGCTTTCTTCTCATTCGTTTGTTGGTCCCGAAAAAGGAACTGAGCCATTTGAGCTGCTCAGTGAGACTTCCATTGATAGGCGCCCTCCTGCTGCAATCCAAGATGCGCCAACACCCGACAAGCAAACTGCCGAGCCATCTCCTCTAGCGATTGAGGCAGATTGTAAAAAGTGGGAATGAGTGGATACACGGTAGCGCCAGCATCGGCAGCCCGATACATATTCCTGATATGGATCTTGTTCAGCGGCGTCTCGCGCACGCACAGCACCAGAGGACGCGCCTCCTTGAGACAAACATCTGCCGCGCGTTCGATCAAATTTCCCGCTAGACCGTTGGCCACGCGCGCCAGCGTTCCCATGCTGCAGGGAAGAACGATCATTGCGTCGGTAGGATAAGAGCCACTAGCTACATTCGCGCCGATGTCACTATTGCCCTGTTGCTGTATCTTTCGGCTCCTTTCACCCAGTAGCTGGGCAACAAGATCATTGCGGCCGCGAATTTGGAGCTCCTCGGCAAAGACTCGAAGGGCATTGTCAGACGCGATGAAGTTAACAGTTGTAATTCGGGAATCAGCTTCCACGGCAGTGAGCAGCTCGCGCGTGAAGATCGCACCGCTTGCACCAGTTGCAGCAACCGTGAGGTTATGAGGAAGGTCCGGCATACCGGCTGGAGGCATTCAAAATAGCAGATCGCATTCGAACAAGCGCGACTCTAGCTGCTTCCTTTCGCGGTTTTCTCTGTGTCTCCGTGTCTCCGTGGTGAAAAAACCCGCTTGAAGATTCCATCCACGTTGCCAAGCTGACGCTTCAAATCGAACGCACTCTCCAATTGTTGTTCGGAGAGTTTGCCGCGAATTTCAGGATCGCCGCGCACAGCATCGCGAAAATTGTCGCCATTCTTCCAGGCTTCCATCGCATGCTTCTGCACTAAACGGTACGCGTCTTCGCGTGACATGCCAACTTCAGCGAGATCGAGCAGCAGTTGCCCGCTAAAGATCAAACCACCGCTACTTTCGAGGTTCTTGAG
It encodes the following:
- a CDS encoding FecR domain-containing protein — its product is MSPKPKDERSYIQYITVTYRSVLLAILLIVALVSAVSYFLFPQQTKALVSELVEMLHLDSPTRALAKETGQQQAHFTNIDGTVRVKRNNSSGWANASYDLPLNRGDVVQTGPEGIAKIVFADGSNYTIKQDSLIVIEENSTNEAQQTQVAVQVTTGTVDLATATYSQGSSSRVTVAGATASLAPESSAQVHNDNRNNDHSILLKQGSGSVLRNGELVRLGSYERVSFKAEDVKMTRAKEVGPPTLITPANMLPVFAAKDEGQVDFTWTPMQNTRQYHLRLSKNPYFTQLVEDKTLVMPQFRAAGLAEGAYYWTVQSVDPQGRESVESEHNKFTIIAKAANAGLALELDPLVQHGHVIEVRGKTDPAARVMVNGEEVPVVGGDGTFRYYTPPLPQGESVITVTAQNAKGGVSTQTKKIVVQ
- the ald gene encoding alanine dehydrogenase, coding for MIIGVPKEVKDHEARVGIVPSGVKALVEAGHKVLVETKAGELSSMPDRDYKQAGAEIASSAAEVWNRAEMVVKVKEPIEQEVQFFREGLVLFTYLHLAPIPDLTDHLLKKKVVGIAYETVTDRSGTLPLLTPMSEVAGRMSVQVGASYLEHEKGGRGILLGGVPGVAPAKVMIIGGGIVGINAAKIALGMGADTTIIDINLNRLRELDDIFNGQVRTLASNSYTIAKSCAEADLVIGGVLIPGAAAPKLVTREMVSHMKRGAVIVDVAIDQGGCIETAKPTTHSNPAYTVDGVVHYCVTNMPGAVPHTSTLALTNATFPYVLKLANQGANAAIKADPGIREGVNTFHGHLTYSAVAESQRKPFKPVKDLVA
- a CDS encoding UbiX family flavin prenyltransferase, with translation MPPAGMPDLPHNLTVAATGASGAIFTRELLTAVEADSRITTVNFIASDNALRVFAEELQIRGRNDLVAQLLGERSRKIQQQGNSDIGANVASGSYPTDAMIVLPCSMGTLARVANGLAGNLIERAADVCLKEARPLVLCVRETPLNKIHIRNMYRAADAGATVYPLIPTFYNLPQSLEEMARQFACRVLAHLGLQQEGAYQWKSH
- a CDS encoding aldehyde dehydrogenase family protein produces the protein MPAKVYKNLIGGEWVESRSGQTFENQNPANVKDVVGIFPRSNKDDVDEAVQAATRAFERWRLTPAPRRGEMIYRCAQILQERKEDYARDMTREMGKVLKETRGDVQEAIDTAFYMAGEGRRLDGHTVPSELPNKFAMAMRVPLGVVGMITPWNFPMAIPSWKIFPAIISGNTCVIKPAEDTPLSTVNLVRALMDAGLPPGVVNIVHGYGPEAGAPLLEHEDVRAISFTGSSEVGRIIGQAAARNFKPCSLEMGGKNAIIVLNDANVDLAIDGALWGGFGTTGQRCTAASRVIVQKGVYNQFADKFVSRAKAMKVGAGIDEQSDMGPQINQQQIETTQKYVEIGKNEGAKLLTGGNRITSGGLGDGFFWEPTIFGDAHGKMRVAQEEIFGPVVSLIPTDSLEQAVEISNGVAYGLSSAVYTRDVNKAFTAMRDLQTGITYINAPTIGAEVHLPFGGTKATGNGHREGGIGAIDFYTQWKAIYVDYSDRLQRAQIDTGE
- a CDS encoding sigma-54 dependent transcriptional regulator is translated as MNSILVVDDEADIRKSLRGALEDEGFKVDTAESGEACLETLKARSYDVVLLDIWLPGIDGLDTLERIKEHEDPPEVIIISGHGTIETAVRATKLGAFDFLEKPLSLERMLILIKNAMEARKLRGENREFRKQLEAKSVIVGESVPTKALRQQIGLMAPTNGRVLIYGESGTGKELVARAIHNQSLRRDNVFTEVNCAAIPEDFIEPELFGYRNSAVSGEAAEKIGTFERADGGTLFLDEVGDMSLKTQSKVLRTLDEQRFTPVGAADPITVDVRVIASTNKNLEEEIASGNFREDLFYRLNVIPFYVPPLRERIEDVPLLAKHFIREFSSRYSRRTREITDDATEALMKYSWPGNVRELRNVIERIVIMNPGATKLERKHLPPLVYRDGSRRSSTPEFSSLQQARAAYERDYILKKLDESKGNISRAAEILGLERSHLYRKMKALGISVKE
- a CDS encoding ATP-binding protein, which gives rise to MPATNPKPVERKALIIGLGIAIFVLFLVLASQQAFNLTFLNPGGAQQTVLLTALSALVFLLFVALTFVLLRNLLKLLAERRVGVLGSKFRTKMVFGALLMSFTPALFMFLFTYLLTNRSIDRWFSRPVQNLREGSEQVAALLVDYANANAQAEAKALAANSRIQRAFEVGDFAAVNSVLHEEEPALQDGFALALHGHVPVASINLPTEWEKIGPPLAEAVAASRRFAWGNSIYAVAQSGAGRNGAIIVAIPLPASFDATMQQIAESQRNYQELATAGKAVRRAYILLLLLITALVLFAATWLSLFISKLVTRPVAALAEATQELSQGHFSYRVAVAAADELGELVASFNRMAADLEESRTKIEQSSRELEKANANIEHRRRQTEIILENIPTGVLSLDGSGRVRHANPAFVRLLKFRDQSSANASSENFEGASLRDIFGPEIATQMVHLMRKADRMGTTTSQFELQSGGGRLNVAITVASMRFDRQRLGYVMVFEDFTELLRAQKQAAWREVARRVAHEIKNPLTPIALSADRIRRHLERGTPPDKNSMAVMSGCADTITNAVETVRQLVDEFSTLARFPTAQPRPSEINAIIESALQLFSGRLDGVTIRTHLAPELPVVLADPEAMKRAIANLIDNAAEALHDSLVREIYISTSLVESRDSVEVVIADTGHGITDDVKERLFLPYVSSKKRGTGLGLSIVSRIMQEHNGSIRIEENHPVGARFILELPMAVEAATPVSS